The following proteins come from a genomic window of Patescibacteria group bacterium:
- a CDS encoding DNA polymerase III subunit alpha, which translates to MEGSASGVGNDVISKARNEPGFVDFVHLHNHTHYSLLDGLQKVPQLIDRIEQIGQSSVAITDHGTLGGAIEFYKACKDRGIRPIIGLETYVSPRKHTDKNSAEDRKPYHLTLLAKNHAGYKNLMKLSTIASLEGFYYKPRVDHDLLEKYSDGLVVLSGCLGGELGSLISNDQYEQALDIAKWYKSVFGKENYYLEMQPHIDWEPQKKLNAGLRKIAKQMSIGLVATGDCHYSTVDDHYPHDILLCVQTGSKLEDPRRMKLDMDLSVQPGSFFRDRFKDCPEAITNTLKIAKMCNIEIELGKILIPTFPSVPKGETEKSYLRKLVYQGAANRFTDIPEGNLDKMTEDKVSPKLDSVILDRIEYELKVIAQMGYEGYMLIVADLINWSKNQGIVCGPGRGSAAGSIIAYCTNITEINPIKYGLLFERFLNPERISMPDIDMDYADDRREEVIAYATQKYGQERVAQIITFGTMAARNAVRDTGRVLGLPYGEVDAIAKSIPAPVQGRHIPLKVSILENPELRTEYNNNPRAKEVIDIAIKLEGTIRNAGTHAAGVVIAPEPLVEYTPLTRASKGGIATQYSMNPIEDLGLLKFDFLGLSNLTVIKNALRIIKKVYGEEININQIPIDDKSTFELLSNGDTTGVFQLESAGMKRYLRDLKPDKFEDIIAMVSLYRPGPMQWIEDFINRKHNPKLVAYGHPKMESALKETYGIIVYQEQVMQIAKDLCGFTGGQADTLRKGIGKKNPAVLAKMKKEFIDGAISVSNTEQKFVEDLWKGLEDFAAYSFNKSHAACYALISVQTAFLKSHYPSAFMAALLTSDHDNLDRIAIEVAECRKMGLEVLPPHINESYMEFAVVPKTGNIRFGLGAVKNVGRGPIEKIIEAREKEGNFKSVEDFAQRVDATVVNKKVMESLIKCGAFDSLGDRDTLLCNVDKVTSYASRVQKNALSGQIDIFGTLNLHEEIPAISMDSPSGKIDPRQHLVWEKELLGLYVSTHPLDDFKNYLKHKTQSIKNFTKQDDGKQIAIGGIVTAMRKIYTKNNDPMAFVTLETLDGDIELIVFPRTFQRQEGIWALDNIIEVIGKVNAKDREGRPTDEVKVMADNAKVLNADTARKWLAPKQRTAPKNVASIAIILKSLHDTTELTRIKHLLDAHPGESIVTLEFVKSAQKLKLPNRVLVDDKLISALASIAGSGNVVLEDEVPSSAG; encoded by the coding sequence ATGGAGGGGTCTGCTAGCGGAGTTGGTAATGATGTTATTAGTAAGGCCCGAAACGAGCCTGGCTTTGTTGACTTCGTACATCTACACAACCATACACATTACAGCCTACTAGATGGCCTTCAAAAAGTTCCCCAGCTGATCGATAGGATAGAGCAGATCGGACAGTCTTCGGTGGCAATTACCGACCACGGCACGCTCGGGGGAGCGATTGAGTTCTACAAAGCCTGTAAAGACAGAGGCATAAGACCTATCATCGGCCTGGAAACCTATGTATCCCCCAGGAAGCACACCGATAAGAACTCGGCCGAAGATAGAAAACCTTATCACTTAACACTGCTAGCAAAAAACCACGCTGGCTACAAGAATTTAATGAAGCTTAGCACTATTGCAAGCCTCGAAGGGTTTTATTATAAGCCCAGAGTAGACCATGATCTTCTGGAAAAGTATTCGGATGGTCTAGTGGTGCTCTCAGGGTGCCTAGGCGGTGAGCTAGGGAGCCTGATAAGCAATGACCAATATGAACAAGCTTTGGATATAGCAAAGTGGTATAAAAGTGTATTCGGTAAGGAAAACTATTATTTAGAGATGCAGCCACATATCGATTGGGAGCCCCAGAAGAAGCTAAACGCTGGATTAAGAAAAATTGCTAAGCAGATGTCTATAGGCTTGGTAGCCACTGGCGATTGCCACTATTCAACCGTAGACGACCATTACCCTCACGATATATTGCTTTGTGTTCAGACCGGCTCTAAATTGGAGGATCCTAGGCGGATGAAATTAGATATGGATTTATCGGTTCAGCCTGGTAGCTTCTTCCGCGATAGGTTCAAAGATTGTCCAGAGGCTATTACCAACACCCTTAAGATAGCCAAAATGTGTAATATCGAGATCGAACTAGGCAAAATACTCATCCCCACCTTTCCCAGCGTCCCTAAAGGAGAAACAGAAAAAAGTTATTTACGCAAACTAGTCTATCAGGGGGCTGCCAATAGGTTTACTGACATCCCTGAGGGAAATTTAGACAAAATGACTGAGGATAAGGTATCGCCAAAGTTAGATAGCGTCATTCTCGATAGGATTGAGTATGAATTGAAGGTGATAGCCCAAATGGGCTATGAAGGCTATATGCTAATTGTGGCGGATTTAATCAATTGGAGCAAGAACCAAGGTATAGTATGTGGCCCTGGCAGAGGTAGCGCAGCAGGTAGCATAATCGCATATTGCACAAATATTACCGAGATAAATCCTATTAAATACGGCTTACTCTTCGAGAGGTTTCTCAACCCCGAAAGGATTAGTATGCCAGATATAGATATGGACTACGCGGACGACAGGAGAGAGGAGGTAATTGCATATGCAACTCAAAAGTATGGCCAAGAGAGAGTAGCCCAGATAATCACCTTCGGAACGATGGCGGCCAGAAACGCAGTGCGCGACACAGGCAGAGTATTAGGACTGCCATACGGCGAGGTAGATGCTATAGCTAAGAGTATTCCTGCACCCGTTCAGGGTAGACATATACCCCTAAAAGTTTCGATACTAGAGAACCCAGAGCTAAGAACGGAATATAATAATAATCCGAGAGCTAAGGAAGTTATCGACATAGCTATAAAGCTCGAGGGGACTATCAGAAATGCTGGTACGCACGCCGCAGGTGTGGTCATAGCGCCCGAGCCGTTAGTTGAGTACACTCCATTAACTAGAGCAAGCAAAGGGGGCATAGCCACCCAATATTCTATGAATCCGATAGAGGACTTAGGCCTTTTGAAGTTCGATTTCTTGGGTCTATCTAACCTAACGGTTATTAAGAACGCCCTCAGAATTATTAAAAAGGTATATGGCGAAGAAATAAATATAAATCAGATACCGATTGATGACAAAAGCACATTCGAGCTGCTTAGTAATGGTGATACAACTGGAGTATTCCAGCTAGAGTCGGCTGGGATGAAGCGTTATTTAAGAGACTTAAAGCCTGATAAGTTCGAAGATATTATAGCCATGGTGTCTCTCTACAGACCAGGCCCGATGCAATGGATTGAGGATTTTATTAATCGAAAGCATAACCCAAAGCTAGTGGCTTATGGCCACCCCAAGATGGAGTCTGCCCTTAAAGAAACATATGGCATCATCGTATATCAGGAGCAGGTGATGCAAATCGCCAAGGACTTGTGTGGTTTCACGGGCGGCCAGGCAGACACTTTACGCAAAGGTATAGGAAAGAAAAACCCAGCTGTTTTGGCTAAGATGAAAAAGGAGTTTATTGATGGCGCTATAAGCGTATCTAATACCGAGCAAAAATTCGTAGAAGACCTCTGGAAGGGCCTAGAGGACTTCGCGGCCTATAGCTTCAATAAGTCCCATGCTGCTTGCTATGCCCTAATATCTGTACAGACAGCCTTCCTGAAAAGTCACTACCCATCTGCATTTATGGCAGCCCTGCTGACTAGTGATCACGACAACCTAGATAGGATTGCAATCGAAGTCGCAGAATGCCGCAAAATGGGCTTGGAGGTTTTGCCACCGCATATAAATGAGTCATATATGGAATTCGCGGTGGTACCTAAGACAGGAAATATAAGATTTGGCCTTGGAGCGGTAAAAAATGTTGGTCGTGGCCCAATAGAGAAGATTATAGAAGCTAGAGAAAAGGAAGGTAACTTTAAATCCGTTGAAGATTTTGCCCAAAGGGTAGATGCTACTGTTGTAAATAAGAAAGTAATGGAAAGCTTAATTAAGTGTGGTGCTTTCGATAGTCTTGGAGATAGAGATACCCTGCTTTGTAATGTCGACAAGGTCACTTCTTATGCTAGCCGAGTCCAAAAAAATGCCCTCTCTGGCCAGATTGACATATTCGGCACCCTTAATTTGCATGAAGAAATCCCTGCGATAAGTATGGATTCACCTTCCGGCAAGATCGACCCTAGGCAACACCTGGTTTGGGAAAAGGAACTGCTAGGTCTGTATGTGAGCACTCATCCGCTGGATGATTTCAAAAACTATCTGAAGCACAAGACCCAATCCATCAAGAATTTCACCAAGCAGGATGATGGTAAGCAGATTGCTATCGGGGGAATTGTTACGGCCATGCGTAAAATATACACCAAAAACAATGACCCAATGGCATTTGTCACCCTAGAGACACTCGATGGTGACATAGAATTAATTGTGTTTCCCCGAACCTTCCAGAGGCAAGAGGGTATTTGGGCTTTGGACAATATTATTGAGGTTATAGGAAAGGTTAATGCCAAGGACCGCGAAGGAAGACCAACGGATGAAGTGAAGGTTATGGCTGATAATGCCAAAGTCCTAAACGCCGACACGGCCCGCAAATGGCTTGCTCCAAAGCAAAGAACTGCCCCTAAAAATGTCGCTAGCATAGCAATTATTCTTAAATCTCTACACGATACTACCGAGCTAACGCGAATCAAGCATCTACTGGATGCCCACCCAGGGGAGAGCATAGTAACGCTCGAATTCGTAAAATCGGCTCAAAAGTTAAAATTGCCCAATAGGGTTCTAGTAGACGATAAGCTGATATCAGCGCTAGCCTCAATAGCTGGGTCTGGAAATGTTGTCTTGGAGGATGAAGTTCCTAGTAGTGCTGGCTAG
- a CDS encoding DUF5665 domain-containing protein produces the protein MADKNKTNKLEVNSVISLDQVLELLHDKKKLYWLNFKAGFIRGFAGVLGAALAVVLLGYLVASFGGLPIIGDFISQLGQGYQTTTK, from the coding sequence ATGGCTGATAAAAATAAAACAAACAAATTAGAGGTAAATAGCGTTATCTCGTTAGATCAAGTGTTAGAGCTATTGCATGATAAGAAAAAATTGTACTGGCTTAACTTTAAGGCTGGTTTCATTAGGGGGTTTGCAGGTGTTTTGGGGGCGGCCTTAGCTGTAGTTTTGTTGGGTTATTTGGTGGCTAGCTTTGGGGGGCTACCAATTATCGGAGATTTCATAAGCCAATTAGGACAAGGCTACCAGACTACTACAAAGTAG
- a CDS encoding YtxH domain-containing protein, with protein MSSKKGRFITGAAIGAAVAGTLALLFAPKAGKELRDDIANKAKEISLDMDVKIKIAKQQAENLTGDAKDRKLAMIARAESLKSELTTKSLQFSKSGKRVTKVAAREVDKMMQEGKSLIDQLDVYRSEALNDARKYAKKASKSTGRIVKSAVNEVGKGTPPKAGGKTSNSK; from the coding sequence ATGAGTAGCAAGAAAGGTAGATTTATTACAGGAGCAGCAATCGGAGCCGCGGTAGCTGGTACCCTGGCTCTACTATTTGCCCCAAAAGCCGGTAAAGAGCTAAGGGATGATATTGCCAATAAGGCCAAAGAAATAAGCCTAGACATGGATGTAAAAATAAAGATTGCAAAGCAGCAAGCCGAAAATTTAACAGGTGATGCCAAAGACAGAAAACTGGCCATGATAGCAAGAGCAGAATCGCTTAAGTCAGAGCTTACGACCAAGAGTCTGCAGTTTAGTAAATCGGGCAAAAGAGTTACCAAGGTAGCCGCCAGAGAGGTCGACAAGATGATGCAAGAAGGCAAATCGCTTATCGACCAGCTAGATGTTTACAGATCTGAGGCTCTTAATGATGCCAGGAAGTACGCCAAGAAAGCCAGTAAATCCACAGGCAGAATAGTCAAATCTGCTGTAAACGAGGTAGGCAAAGGAACCCCTCCTAAGGCTGGGGGCAAGACCTCGAATAGTAAATAA
- a CDS encoding mechanosensitive ion channel encodes MQNIQNDIVKGLSTTTISSGDILPKIPAALFILLAGFIAIKIISRFLGTGLRWTSWPLGLQEIMAALIRVALWGFLAITILQVLGLTSVALALTGSFAILLLGFSSGISATVSDLVSGLQLANDKDFRVGYKVMSGDQKTKGIVREMDVRKTRIEDSEGHLHVIPNSLIEKNEWVVLYRHVNSEMPSMGSAIIKKATSITKKGSK; translated from the coding sequence ATGCAAAATATACAAAACGACATAGTAAAAGGTTTAAGCACTACTACAATATCCTCAGGCGATATCCTGCCTAAGATACCTGCAGCACTGTTTATCCTGCTAGCTGGCTTTATAGCAATTAAAATTATTTCTCGTTTCTTAGGCACCGGCTTGCGATGGACGAGCTGGCCACTAGGCCTACAAGAGATAATGGCAGCCTTGATTAGAGTTGCATTGTGGGGGTTTCTCGCAATTACGATTTTGCAGGTACTGGGCTTAACTAGTGTAGCATTAGCTCTGACCGGTTCTTTCGCGATATTATTGCTTGGGTTTTCGTCTGGGATATCTGCGACCGTAAGCGATTTAGTTTCGGGACTTCAGCTAGCTAATGATAAGGATTTTAGGGTAGGCTACAAGGTTATGTCGGGAGACCAGAAGACCAAGGGGATAGTCCGCGAAATGGATGTCCGAAAGACGAGGATTGAAGACAGCGAAGGCCATCTGCATGTAATCCCCAATAGCCTAATAGAAAAAAATGAGTGGGTGGTACTATATAGGCATGTTAATTCAGAGATGCCTTCAATGGGCAGTGCTATAATTAAGAAAGCTACTTCAATAACTAAGAAAGGAAGTAAATAA